Proteins from a genomic interval of Ralstonia wenshanensis:
- a CDS encoding D-2-hydroxyacid dehydrogenase family protein, whose translation MKIAVLDDYQDAVRKLDCFSLMQDHEVKVFNNTVKGVGQLAARVADVEAIVLIRERTRVTRQLLDRLPKLKIISQTGRVSRDSGSHIDLDACTDKGVVVLEGKGSPVAPAELTWALVMAAQRRIPQYVASLKHGAWQQSGLKSTTMPPNFGIGRVLKGQTLGIFGYGKIGQLVAGYGRAFGMNVLVWGREGSQERARADGFAVAESKDALFEQSDVLSVHLRLNDETRGIVSVADLTRMKPTALFVNTSRAELVEENGLVTSLNRGRPGMAAIDVFETEPILQGHTLLRMENCICTPHIGYVERESYEMYFGFAFQNILDVLQGNVDSVVNPTALAPALIRA comes from the coding sequence ATGAAGATTGCCGTACTGGACGACTACCAAGACGCTGTTCGCAAGCTGGATTGCTTCAGCCTGATGCAGGACCACGAAGTCAAAGTGTTCAACAACACCGTCAAGGGTGTGGGTCAATTGGCCGCACGCGTGGCGGACGTGGAAGCCATCGTGCTGATCCGGGAGCGCACGCGTGTTACGCGTCAGTTGCTCGACCGCCTGCCCAAACTCAAGATCATCAGCCAGACTGGCCGGGTGTCGCGCGATTCGGGCAGCCATATCGACCTGGATGCCTGTACCGACAAGGGCGTTGTGGTGCTGGAGGGCAAGGGCTCGCCGGTGGCGCCGGCTGAACTGACCTGGGCGCTGGTGATGGCCGCGCAGCGTCGCATTCCGCAATACGTGGCGAGCCTCAAGCACGGCGCGTGGCAGCAGTCGGGGCTGAAATCCACGACGATGCCGCCCAACTTTGGCATCGGCCGTGTCCTGAAGGGCCAGACGCTGGGCATCTTCGGCTACGGCAAGATCGGCCAGCTCGTGGCCGGCTACGGCCGCGCCTTCGGCATGAATGTGCTGGTGTGGGGCCGCGAGGGTTCGCAGGAACGCGCGCGAGCCGACGGCTTTGCTGTGGCGGAATCAAAGGACGCGCTGTTCGAGCAGTCCGATGTGCTGTCCGTCCATCTGCGGCTGAACGACGAAACGCGCGGCATCGTGTCGGTGGCTGATCTCACGCGCATGAAGCCGACCGCCCTTTTCGTCAACACGAGCCGCGCCGAGCTGGTGGAAGAAAACGGCCTGGTGACGTCGCTCAATCGTGGGCGTCCGGGCATGGCTGCCATCGACGTGTTTGAAACGGAACCCATCCTGCAGGGCCACACCCTGCTGCGCATGGAGAACTGCATCTGTACGCCGCACATCGGCTACGTCGAACGCGAAAGCTACGAGATGTACTTCGGCTTTGCGTTCCAGAACATCCTCGATGTGCTCCAGGGCAACGTCGACAGCGTGGTCAACCCGACGGCGCTGGCGCCCGCGCTGATCCGCGCATAA
- a CDS encoding DODA-type extradiol aromatic ring-opening family dioxygenase, whose translation MLPVLYLSHGSPMLAADPGPVGKMLAALGQEMAALKPRAIVVVSPHWMTRRPAVTARAQQEAWHDFGGFPPQLYALEYAPPGAPDLAERIRTLIDGNIVPGLEEQASTVLDPRQPLDHGAWVPLMLMFPEAKIPVVQVSLMPGLSPACQMAMGRTLAPLRDEGVLIVGSGSFTHNLRALMRGPGMAQHGVPVEPWVTAFREWMIETMTDGIRSGDFTRFCDYRAQAPNAAHAHPTDEHLMPLYVALGAAMGQPGQATPGGVQAQHVVDTVTYGSLAMDSFRFDGAGANQPQLRAAA comes from the coding sequence ATGCTCCCCGTGCTTTATCTGTCCCATGGGTCGCCCATGCTGGCGGCTGATCCGGGTCCTGTCGGCAAGATGCTGGCGGCGCTCGGGCAAGAAATGGCCGCCCTCAAGCCGCGCGCCATCGTTGTGGTTTCGCCGCACTGGATGACGCGCCGGCCGGCTGTGACCGCCCGCGCTCAGCAGGAAGCCTGGCACGACTTCGGCGGTTTCCCGCCGCAACTGTACGCCCTGGAATACGCCCCGCCGGGGGCGCCTGACCTGGCTGAACGCATCCGCACGCTGATCGACGGCAACATCGTCCCCGGGCTGGAGGAACAGGCCTCCACCGTGCTGGACCCGCGCCAGCCGCTGGACCACGGCGCCTGGGTGCCGCTGATGCTGATGTTTCCGGAGGCGAAGATCCCCGTGGTGCAGGTCTCGTTGATGCCGGGCCTGTCGCCCGCTTGCCAGATGGCGATGGGGCGCACGCTCGCGCCGCTGCGCGACGAGGGCGTGCTGATCGTCGGCTCCGGCAGCTTCACGCACAACCTGCGCGCGCTGATGCGCGGCCCAGGCATGGCGCAGCATGGCGTGCCGGTTGAGCCTTGGGTGACGGCCTTTCGCGAATGGATGATCGAGACGATGACGGATGGCATCCGCAGCGGCGATTTCACCCGGTTCTGCGATTACCGCGCACAAGCCCCGAACGCCGCCCACGCCCACCCCACCGACGAACACCTCATGCCGCTGTACGTGGCACTGGGCGCCGCGATGGGCCAGCCGGGCCAAGCCACGCCGGGCGGCGTCCAGGCTCAGCACGTGGTCGATACGGTGACGTACGGATCGCTGGCGATGGACAGCTTCCGCTTCGATGGCGCGGGCGCCAACCAGCCGCAGTTGCGCGCCGCGGCTTGA
- a CDS encoding dihydrolipoyl dehydrogenase family protein, which produces MPANPAHAFDLIVIGAGSAGLAAARRSAQLGARTLLIDRAQVGGTCVNRGCVPKKLLGYGAAWSQTMARCLRAARAADAWADAIARTRAEVARLHEAHFAHLADAGVQWLSGTASLRGRGIVRLQTESGKTTLRARQIVLAAGARPTPLPTPGAELACTSDDVFDWDTPPASLIIAGGGVIAVEMASTLARFGVRVTVLTRDARVLPEFDATVAEAAAQSLAGCGVELIQNADVVRVERDAVNGGGVTVYASIEGSDAPRALRAQRVLSAIGRTPNIAGLGLDAAGVTLDAHGRIAVDRHFRTRARGVHAVGDICGASRLQLTPVAAAQGRYVAERLFGKGTKLPDMDTVPMAVFCDPAIASVGLTEADARTRWPELGKRGPDTDKRALADRIDVVVRRFVSLEQRFAGSGMESLIKLVCNARSGRVLGAHIVDNAAPEIIQALAVAVRVGVRLKHLQSTVGLHPTVAEELLSM; this is translated from the coding sequence ATGCCCGCCAACCCTGCACATGCGTTTGACCTGATCGTGATCGGCGCCGGTTCAGCCGGGCTCGCGGCTGCGCGCCGATCTGCGCAACTGGGGGCACGGACGCTGCTGATCGACCGTGCGCAAGTCGGCGGCACCTGCGTCAACCGCGGATGCGTGCCCAAGAAACTGCTCGGCTACGGCGCTGCCTGGTCGCAGACAATGGCGCGGTGTTTGCGCGCCGCGCGCGCCGCCGACGCCTGGGCCGACGCCATCGCCCGCACGCGTGCCGAAGTCGCGCGGCTACACGAAGCGCATTTCGCCCACCTGGCCGATGCCGGCGTGCAGTGGTTGAGCGGCACTGCCTCGCTGCGTGGCCGTGGCATCGTCCGGTTGCAAACCGAGTCCGGCAAGACCACGCTGCGCGCGCGCCAGATCGTGCTGGCTGCCGGCGCCCGCCCCACGCCGCTTCCCACACCCGGCGCGGAGCTGGCCTGCACCTCCGATGATGTGTTCGACTGGGACACGCCGCCCGCATCGCTCATCATCGCGGGCGGTGGCGTCATCGCGGTGGAAATGGCGTCCACGCTGGCGCGCTTTGGCGTGCGGGTCACCGTGCTGACGCGCGATGCGCGCGTGCTGCCTGAATTTGATGCCACGGTGGCCGAGGCCGCCGCGCAGTCGCTGGCCGGCTGCGGCGTCGAGCTGATCCAGAACGCCGATGTTGTCCGCGTCGAACGCGATGCCGTGAATGGCGGCGGCGTGACCGTCTACGCGAGCATCGAAGGCAGCGACGCTCCCCGCGCGCTACGCGCCCAGCGTGTGTTAAGCGCCATCGGCCGCACGCCGAACATCGCGGGCCTTGGCCTGGACGCGGCCGGCGTCACGCTCGATGCGCACGGACGCATTGCGGTCGACCGCCATTTCCGCACGCGCGCACGCGGCGTCCATGCCGTGGGCGACATCTGCGGCGCCAGCCGCCTGCAATTGACGCCCGTGGCCGCCGCGCAGGGCCGCTACGTGGCCGAACGCCTATTTGGCAAAGGCACCAAGCTGCCCGACATGGACACCGTGCCGATGGCCGTGTTTTGCGATCCGGCCATCGCGAGCGTGGGCCTGACCGAAGCCGACGCCCGCACGCGTTGGCCTGAACTGGGCAAGCGCGGGCCGGACACCGACAAACGCGCCTTGGCAGACCGTATCGACGTGGTGGTCCGCCGCTTCGTCTCGCTGGAGCAGCGTTTTGCGGGCTCGGGCATGGAATCGTTGATCAAGCTGGTATGCAATGCCCGCAGCGGACGCGTGCTGGGCGCGCACATCGTCGACAACGCTGCGCCGGAGATCATTCAGGCACTGGCGGTGGCCGTGCGCGTGGGCGTCCGGCTCAAGCATCTGCAGTCGACCGTCGGCCTGCACCCAACCGTGGCAGAGGAATTGCTGAGCATGTAA
- a CDS encoding patatin-like phospholipase family protein: MNTPVFDQMVFAGGGNRCWWQAGWWDVVQPELGLAPRVIAGISAGASTACMLHAWNSAELMDYYGEALRQNTRNAHWGNLLRGERVFPHYGMYRTALLTVFGEGRFARLAQAPEIRIGVAHIPRWLGARSAVAAGLIAYNIEKHVRKTLHPTLGRRLGFTPEIVRAQDCATPEDLADLLLQSASTPPFTPVLRRAGRPVLDGGMVDNVPVHALDATPGDALVLVTRLYPRPTYFRMDVPVAGGVQRRFYVQPSRKVPISSWDYTRPGAMRDAYALGRHDGETFLRELPRGFATAVAA, from the coding sequence ATGAACACGCCCGTGTTCGATCAGATGGTCTTTGCCGGCGGCGGCAACCGGTGCTGGTGGCAGGCCGGCTGGTGGGATGTCGTGCAGCCTGAACTGGGCTTGGCCCCGCGCGTGATTGCCGGCATCTCGGCCGGCGCATCGACGGCGTGCATGCTGCATGCATGGAATTCGGCCGAGCTGATGGATTACTACGGCGAGGCCCTGCGCCAAAACACCCGCAACGCCCACTGGGGCAACCTGCTGCGCGGCGAGCGTGTGTTTCCGCACTACGGTATGTACAGGACGGCGCTGCTGACGGTGTTCGGCGAGGGTCGCTTCGCGCGGCTGGCACAGGCGCCGGAGATCCGCATCGGCGTGGCCCACATCCCGCGCTGGCTGGGCGCTCGCTCCGCCGTGGCGGCAGGGCTGATTGCCTACAACATCGAAAAGCACGTTCGCAAGACGCTGCACCCGACGCTGGGCAGGCGCCTCGGCTTCACGCCGGAAATCGTGCGCGCGCAGGATTGCGCCACCCCCGAGGACTTGGCGGACCTGCTGCTGCAATCGGCGTCCACCCCGCCTTTCACGCCGGTGCTGCGGCGCGCGGGGCGGCCGGTACTCGACGGCGGTATGGTCGACAACGTGCCCGTGCACGCGCTGGATGCTACGCCGGGCGATGCGCTGGTGCTCGTCACGCGCCTGTACCCGCGCCCGACGTATTTCCGCATGGATGTGCCGGTGGCTGGCGGCGTGCAGCGCCGGTTTTATGTGCAACCTTCGCGCAAGGTTCCCATTTCGAGCTGGGATTACACCCGCCCTGGCGCCATGCGCGACGCCTATGCACTCGGCCGTCATGACGGCGAAACCTTCCTGCGCGAACTTCCACGCGGGTTCGCCACGGCGGTGGCTGCGTAA
- a CDS encoding TetR family transcriptional regulator, whose amino-acid sequence MVRRTKEEALETRNRILDAAEDVFYARGVARTSLSDIAQAAGVTRGAIYWHFRNKTDVFAAMCERVKLPMETMCTPLGVEADDPLGELRTVGNFLLRQLVEDAHWRKVFEIMFNKCEFVEDTSPILKRQQESFEEGMTHLTSIIEQATRRGQLPADLDIPLAVAHFHATFNGIMGDYLFYPDASSLATKRERLLDACIDTLKYAPSLRLEPAAAAAAHTGASA is encoded by the coding sequence ATGGTCAGACGAACGAAGGAAGAAGCACTGGAAACCCGCAACCGCATCCTGGACGCGGCGGAAGACGTGTTCTATGCGCGCGGCGTGGCACGCACATCACTATCGGATATCGCCCAAGCCGCGGGCGTGACGCGCGGCGCCATCTATTGGCACTTCCGTAACAAAACCGACGTATTCGCCGCCATGTGTGAGCGCGTGAAGCTGCCCATGGAGACCATGTGCACCCCGCTCGGGGTGGAAGCCGATGATCCGTTGGGCGAACTGCGCACGGTGGGCAACTTCCTGCTGCGGCAACTCGTGGAAGATGCGCACTGGCGCAAGGTCTTCGAGATCATGTTCAACAAGTGCGAGTTCGTGGAAGACACGAGCCCCATCCTCAAGCGCCAACAGGAATCGTTTGAGGAAGGCATGACCCACCTGACGAGCATCATCGAACAGGCGACGCGGCGCGGGCAGCTGCCGGCCGACCTGGACATCCCGCTGGCCGTGGCGCATTTCCATGCCACTTTCAACGGCATCATGGGCGATTACCTGTTCTACCCGGACGCCTCCAGCCTCGCCACCAAGCGCGAGCGCCTGTTGGATGCGTGCATCGACACCCTCAAATACGCGCCGTCGCTGCGGCTGGAGCCCGCGGCCGCCGCTGCCGCCCACACCGGGGCCTCGGCATGA
- a CDS encoding efflux RND transporter periplasmic adaptor subunit — protein MTNTRRYHQLAAAAFMVVALAACGNKQAQGPGGAGMPPTEVGVVTVQPHSVGLTSELPGRLEATRVAQVRARVAGIVLKRTYAEGSDVKAGQQLFQIDPAQYKASLDSAKAQLARSEATQTQAQLKAERYKPLVATNAISKQDYDDATAAAKQATADVAAARAAVETAKLNVGYASVTSPISGRAGLAQVTEGALVGQGEATLLTTVQQIDPIYLTFTQSSTEVLRLQQALKDGKLAKAGGDAAKVTLVTDDGRAYAQPGKLYFSDLTVDPATGTITLRAIVPNADRTLLPGMYVRARLEQAVDEQAITVPQQAVTRSPDGASVMVVDEKGMAAVRQVQADRSTGTEWIVSSGLKAGDKVIVDGLQKVHPGAPVKAVPWQPMSASQGKGPQGQGGQGGGAAPAPAASASAASTPAASAPAAKQ, from the coding sequence ATGACGAACACCCGCCGTTATCACCAACTCGCTGCCGCCGCATTCATGGTGGTGGCACTTGCAGCCTGCGGCAACAAGCAGGCACAAGGGCCGGGCGGCGCCGGCATGCCTCCGACCGAAGTCGGCGTTGTGACCGTGCAGCCGCACTCCGTTGGTCTGACCAGCGAGTTGCCGGGCCGCCTGGAGGCCACGCGTGTGGCGCAGGTGCGAGCACGGGTCGCGGGCATCGTACTCAAGCGCACCTACGCCGAAGGCAGTGACGTGAAGGCCGGCCAACAGTTGTTCCAGATCGATCCGGCGCAGTACAAGGCCTCGCTCGACAGCGCCAAGGCACAGCTTGCGCGTTCGGAAGCCACGCAAACGCAGGCGCAACTGAAGGCTGAGCGCTACAAACCGCTGGTTGCCACCAACGCCATCAGCAAGCAGGACTACGACGACGCAACCGCCGCCGCCAAGCAAGCCACCGCTGACGTGGCCGCCGCCCGCGCCGCCGTGGAAACCGCCAAGCTGAACGTCGGCTACGCCAGCGTGACTTCGCCCATCTCCGGCCGTGCCGGTCTGGCGCAGGTTACCGAAGGCGCGCTCGTGGGCCAGGGTGAGGCGACGCTGCTGACGACCGTGCAGCAGATCGACCCGATCTATCTGACGTTCACGCAGTCGAGCACCGAAGTGCTGCGCCTGCAGCAGGCGCTCAAGGACGGCAAGCTGGCGAAGGCCGGTGGTGACGCAGCCAAGGTCACGCTCGTGACGGATGACGGCCGTGCCTACGCCCAACCGGGCAAGCTGTACTTCTCTGACCTGACGGTGGACCCGGCCACGGGCACGATCACGCTGCGCGCGATTGTTCCGAACGCCGACCGCACGCTGCTGCCGGGCATGTACGTGCGTGCCCGCCTGGAGCAGGCCGTGGACGAGCAGGCGATCACGGTGCCGCAACAAGCCGTGACGCGCAGCCCGGACGGCGCCTCCGTCATGGTTGTCGACGAGAAGGGCATGGCAGCGGTGCGCCAGGTCCAGGCCGACCGCTCGACCGGTACGGAATGGATCGTATCGAGCGGCCTGAAGGCGGGCGACAAGGTGATCGTCGACGGTCTGCAGAAGGTCCATCCGGGCGCACCGGTCAAGGCCGTGCCGTGGCAGCCAATGTCGGCAAGCCAGGGCAAGGGCCCGCAAGGTCAGGGCGGCCAGGGTGGCGGCGCTGCACCCGCACCGGCGGCCAGCGCCTCTGCTGCAAGCACTCCCGCTGCCAGCGCACCGGCAGCCAAGCAGTAA
- a CDS encoding efflux RND transporter permease subunit, with amino-acid sequence MAKFFIDRPVFAWVLALFIILAGAISITQLPISQYPTIAPPSVIITATYPGANAKTLDESVTSIIEQEMNGADGLLYMESVSQGGNGQAQITVTFKAGTDPALAQVDVQNRLKRVEARLPSAVTQQGVQVDKARSNFLLFATLASTDGKMDPVALGDYISRNVLNEIKRVPGVGQAILFGTERAMRVWIDPAKLVGYKLTPTDVYNAIRAQNALVSAGTIGDLPSVSDQPLAATVVVEGQLTTTEQFGNIVLVAKPDGSLVRVKDVARLELGGQTYSTSARINGQPISAIGVQLSPTGNALGTAKAVKAKLEELSKYFPAGVEYKVPYDTSKFVQISIEEVVKTLFEAMVLVFLVMLLFLQNIRYTLVPSIVVPISLLGAFAVMNALGFSINVLTMFGLVLAIGILVDDAIVVVENVERIMAEEGLPPREATRKAMGQITGAIIGITLVLMAVFIPMAFFSGSVGAIYRQFSLSMVSSIFFSALMALTLTPALCSTLLKPIEKGSHHEKKGFFGWFNRMFSTTTNRYQSFVERMLKKTFRYMVIYVALIVAVVFLFLRLPSSFLPTEDQGYIVTNIQLPPGASANRTLEVIKQVENYYKHEKAVENIVAVQGFSFSGNGPNAGIVFTPFKDWSERKGKDQTADAVVGRAFGALFGGIRDAIVFPLNPPPIPELGNATGFTFRLQDRAGLGHDALMAARNQLLGMAAKSKIITGMRPEGLEDSPQYQVDIDREKANALGVSFTDINAVLSTALGSAYANDFPNYGRQQRVIVQADKINRMQPEDIMNLYVRNAQGNMVPMSTFARGHWIVGPVQLVRYNGYPAVRLSGAAAPGASSGDAMAEMERLAAKLPAGIGYEWTGQSLQEKASGSQAPALYALSLLAVFLVLAALYESWSIPAAVILVVPLGVLGALLGVTLRAMPDDVYFKVGLIAVVGLSAKNAILIIEFAKDLQAQGKGLIEATLEAVHLRFRPIIMTSFAFILGVLPLAIATGASSASQRAIGTGVMGGMITATVLAVVLVPVFFVVVRRIFKGSERQRRLDAAHRPLDEEI; translated from the coding sequence ATGGCAAAGTTTTTTATCGATCGCCCGGTCTTTGCCTGGGTGCTCGCGCTGTTCATCATCCTTGCTGGGGCGATTTCGATCACCCAGCTGCCGATCTCGCAGTACCCGACCATCGCGCCGCCGTCCGTCATCATCACGGCAACGTACCCGGGTGCCAATGCGAAGACGCTGGACGAGTCCGTCACCAGCATCATCGAGCAGGAAATGAACGGTGCGGACGGCCTGCTCTACATGGAGTCGGTCAGCCAGGGCGGTAACGGCCAGGCGCAGATCACCGTGACGTTCAAGGCCGGCACCGATCCGGCGCTGGCGCAGGTGGACGTGCAGAACCGCCTGAAGCGCGTGGAAGCGCGTTTGCCGTCTGCAGTGACGCAGCAGGGCGTGCAGGTCGACAAGGCCCGCTCGAACTTCCTGCTGTTCGCCACGCTGGCATCCACCGACGGCAAGATGGATCCGGTGGCGCTGGGCGACTATATCTCCCGCAACGTGCTGAATGAAATCAAGCGCGTGCCGGGTGTCGGCCAGGCCATCCTGTTCGGTACGGAGCGCGCCATGCGCGTCTGGATCGATCCGGCCAAGCTGGTCGGCTACAAGCTGACGCCCACGGACGTCTACAACGCCATTCGCGCACAGAACGCGCTGGTCTCCGCCGGTACGATCGGTGACTTGCCGTCCGTCTCCGACCAGCCCCTCGCGGCGACGGTCGTGGTGGAAGGCCAGCTTACGACCACCGAGCAGTTCGGCAACATCGTGCTCGTGGCCAAGCCGGACGGTTCGCTGGTGCGCGTGAAGGATGTGGCGCGCCTGGAGCTGGGCGGCCAGACCTACTCGACGTCTGCGCGGATCAACGGCCAGCCGATTTCCGCAATTGGTGTGCAGCTCTCGCCCACCGGTAACGCGCTGGGCACCGCCAAGGCCGTGAAGGCCAAGCTGGAAGAACTCTCGAAGTACTTCCCGGCGGGCGTGGAATACAAGGTGCCGTACGACACCTCGAAGTTCGTCCAGATCTCGATCGAAGAAGTGGTCAAGACACTGTTCGAGGCCATGGTGCTGGTGTTCCTGGTGATGCTGCTGTTCCTGCAGAACATCCGCTACACGCTGGTGCCGTCGATCGTGGTGCCGATCTCGCTGCTGGGCGCGTTTGCCGTGATGAACGCGTTGGGTTTCTCGATCAACGTGCTGACGATGTTCGGCCTCGTGCTGGCGATCGGCATCCTCGTTGACGATGCGATCGTGGTGGTGGAAAACGTCGAGCGGATCATGGCCGAGGAAGGCCTGCCCCCGCGCGAAGCCACCCGCAAGGCCATGGGCCAGATCACGGGCGCCATCATCGGTATTACGCTGGTGCTGATGGCCGTGTTCATCCCGATGGCGTTCTTCTCGGGCTCGGTGGGCGCGATCTATCGCCAGTTCTCGCTGTCGATGGTGTCGTCGATCTTCTTCTCGGCGCTCATGGCGCTGACGCTCACGCCGGCACTGTGCTCAACCCTGCTCAAGCCGATCGAAAAGGGTTCGCACCACGAGAAGAAGGGCTTCTTCGGCTGGTTCAACCGCATGTTCAGCACCACCACGAACCGTTACCAAAGCTTCGTGGAGCGCATGCTAAAGAAGACCTTCCGCTACATGGTCATCTACGTTGCGCTGATCGTTGCGGTGGTGTTCCTGTTCCTGCGCCTGCCGTCTTCGTTCCTGCCGACCGAAGACCAGGGTTACATCGTGACCAACATCCAGTTGCCGCCGGGTGCATCGGCCAACCGCACGCTGGAAGTGATCAAGCAGGTCGAGAACTACTACAAGCATGAAAAAGCGGTCGAGAACATCGTGGCCGTCCAGGGTTTCAGCTTCTCGGGCAACGGGCCGAACGCCGGTATCGTGTTCACCCCGTTCAAGGACTGGAGCGAGCGCAAGGGCAAGGATCAAACCGCTGATGCTGTGGTTGGCCGGGCCTTCGGTGCGCTGTTCGGTGGTATTCGCGATGCGATCGTGTTCCCGCTGAACCCCCCGCCGATTCCGGAACTGGGTAACGCAACGGGCTTCACGTTCCGTCTGCAGGACCGCGCAGGCCTGGGCCACGACGCGCTGATGGCTGCCCGCAATCAGCTGCTGGGGATGGCCGCGAAAAGCAAGATCATCACTGGCATGCGCCCGGAAGGTCTGGAAGATTCGCCGCAGTACCAAGTGGATATCGACCGCGAGAAGGCCAACGCGCTGGGTGTGTCGTTCACCGACATCAACGCCGTGCTGTCGACGGCGCTGGGTTCGGCGTACGCCAACGACTTCCCGAACTACGGTCGTCAGCAGCGTGTGATCGTGCAAGCGGACAAGATCAACCGCATGCAGCCCGAAGACATCATGAACCTGTACGTGCGCAACGCGCAGGGCAACATGGTGCCGATGTCGACGTTCGCGAGGGGCCATTGGATCGTCGGCCCGGTGCAGCTCGTGCGCTACAACGGCTATCCGGCTGTCCGCCTTTCGGGTGCGGCCGCGCCGGGTGCCAGCTCGGGTGACGCCATGGCCGAGATGGAACGTCTGGCTGCCAAGCTGCCGGCGGGTATCGGCTACGAGTGGACGGGCCAGTCGCTGCAGGAAAAGGCCTCGGGCTCGCAGGCGCCGGCGCTGTATGCGCTGTCGCTGCTGGCGGTGTTCCTGGTGCTGGCGGCGCTGTATGAAAGCTGGTCGATCCCGGCGGCGGTGATTCTGGTGGTGCCGCTGGGCGTGCTCGGCGCATTGCTGGGCGTGACGCTGCGCGCGATGCCCGATGACGTGTACTTCAAGGTCGGCCTGATTGCGGTGGTGGGTCTGTCCGCCAAGAACGCGATTCTGATCATCGAGTTCGCGAAGGACTTGCAGGCGCAAGGCAAGGGCCTGATCGAAGCGACGCTCGAGGCCGTGCACCTGCGGTTCCGCCCGATCATCATGACGTCGTTCGCCTTCATCCTGGGCGTGCTGCCGCTGGCGATTGCCACGGGTGCCAGCTCCGCCAGCCAACGCGCCATCGGTACCGGCGTGATGGGCGGGATGATCACCGCGACGGTGCTGGCCGTGGTGCTGGTGCCCGTGTTCTTCGTGGTGGTCCGCCGCATCTTCAAGGGCAGCGAGCGTCAACGCCGCCTGGATGCCGCGCACCGTCCGCTGGACGAGGAAATCTGA